CCCCGTGGCTCTCGCCAAAGGTTGTTAAGGTTAGTTTTTTACCAAATGTATTCAAAATTTTTCCTATTTTTTGATTTTTTCTAGTGCGATTTTTGCTGCAAGCTGTTGGGCTTGCTTTTTAGAGCTGCCAACGGCACGTGAAATTTCTTTGCCATTTA
This sequence is a window from Campylobacter concisus. Protein-coding genes within it:
- a CDS encoding putative dsRNA-binding protein; this encodes NGKEISRAVGSSKKQAQQLAAKIALEKIKK